Genomic segment of Passer domesticus isolate bPasDom1 chromosome 4, bPasDom1.hap1, whole genome shotgun sequence:
AAAATCTCACACTGCTCATCAATGTATGCATTATGTGTGCAATAAGCCAACAGTTCAGTCTGCTTGATTCATATAAGGTTTTTCTAAGGTTGCATCAATGCTTTCTTCAGCAGAAGCCTTCCAACGAAGATGGCACTGCTTATTGAATTCTAGATGGGCACCTGTAAACTCTGGAAGTAAGTAACTAAACCAGCACTATGGCAATATCACACCCATGCATACATCCAGTAAAAGGAGCAAAAGATAATGTCATTTAAGACTGAAAAGTATGACAGTCCCACTGTCCACAAGGCAGAGAGTATATGAGTATATGTGCTCAGAAGAGGCAGACCTTTATTTTATATCAAGAGTATTCTTACTTTTTCTGGGTGGTATAGATTTTAAGACTTAAGCATGGCTTTAGGCTGGATGGAAGTGGGAGTATTAGAGACAAATTACTTATcaaatgtataaaaataatttcacttaagtAGCAGACACAACTATACACATTGTTGgtgacatcttttggtcctaACAAAATACTTATGTACTTAAATACTGAATGTGACAATGctgcttctcttctctctttcctgGCATTTGATTTTGTTTAGTGTATAAGTAACAGAAAACCACCTTACCTTTTTCTTCATCTATTCGAAAAACTCCTATACCCGATCCATCTCGGATGGAATATCTGATCTCCCCATCTCGTCCTGCATCTTCATCATAAGCAGACACTGTCATTACTGAGGAGCCAACAGGAGCATCTTCTTTTATGAAGCCTTTATCTGCAAATATGGAGAACCGTGGGGGGTGCAAGTTTTCATTCACATCAACTATCTCAACCTCAACGTAACACGTCGAGGACAACGAAACGGGTTTTCCTTTGTCCTTGGCCCGCACAGTCAAGTTATAAAATTGTTTCTTTTCATAATCCAGTCTTTGTACAACACGTATTGCTCCACTTATTTTGTCAACATCAAAGGTGCCGTCTCCACTGTCCAAAAGACTGTACCGCACTTGACTTGACTGGCCTAAATCAGGATCGTAGGCTTCTAGCCACGTAATAATAGTCCCCTCAGGAAGATCTTCTCGAATTTTCACATGGTAATTTGAAGGAATAAACTTGGGAGGATTGTCATTAACATCTTCTACAGTCACTTTCAGAATAACTGTTGAAAACAATTGAGGTTCTTCAGTAGGTTGGTCCCTAGCCTCAATTTTCAACAAATAAATGTGCTGTTCCTCCCGATCCAGGACCCCTACAACTTTCACAACTCCTGTCACAGAATCAATAGTAAACTTGTCTGTATCTGTAAGAAGAGAGTATTTCACTTCTCCATTAGCCCCCAAATCTTTATCAGTAGCTCCAACTTGAATTATTTCACTGTTGGGCTCTTTGTTTTCACTTACTTCAACAAAATAGCTGTCTTGGAGGAACTCCGGTGGGTTGTCATTAGCATCCAAAATTTTTATATCTAAAAGGGTCCAAGCAGACTTCTGTGGTATTCCAAGATCATAGACAGTAATATTGAGGGTATATTTATCTTTTAGTTCTCGGTCAAGGGGAGATAGAATTTTCAGCACTCCTCCTTCCATATCAACAATGAAACTACTGTCCTCATTACCTCCAGAAATAACATACACTAGCTTTCCATTGAAGCCAGTATCAAGATCAGCAGCATGCACAGATATTATGCTAGAGCCCACAGGTTGGTCTTCTTTTATCTCAATGCTACTGGGGAGAGTACTTCTAAACTGAGGTGCATGCAGATTCACAGAGTGAGTATCAAAGAAAGCATCTTCAACTTCTCCACGATTGTGCAACTTATTTGCTTGTAAGAGTTTCTCTGcgagcattttggcaacaccAGTTTCTTCACACTGCAAGTTGACTGGTTTGCGACTACTAGCTACAGTTATGTTGATATACAATGGTTTTGCAAAGTTCTCTCCATCTGTAGCTGTAATTTTCAAACTGTAAAAAGACATTTTAGCACCTAGGCCATCTATTAGTGACTGTTTGAGAGAAAGTACTCCAGAATTTGGGTTTAGGCTAAATAAATCCAGTTCATTTCCAGATTCAATATGGTATCTCACCAACTGAAGCTCATCAGCATCAATAGCAGATACAGTTGTTATTTGTTCTCCAACACCAAGGTCCCTGGGGATTATTCCCTCacaatttattttctcaaaCAGAGGTATATTGTCATTCAAGTTATTTAAAGTAATAGTAACAGGAACTTCAACTTCTCGGCGATATGGTATACCCCAATCAGAGGCTCGAATCCTTAAATTGTAAACCCTTGGCATCAATTCATAATCCAAGTCTTCTGAGGTACTAATAATCCCACTGAAATGGTTAATCACAAATGGCAAAGGATTTAGGTTTGCAATACTATAGGTCACATAACCATTTTCCCCTTCATCAGGGTCCCTTGCACTCACTCTCATGACACTTGTACCTATTGGCACATTTTCATCAAAGGAGGCCTTATAGGACGTCTGAGTAAATTCAGGAGGATTGCTATTCATGCCTAGTACCTTAATTAATACTTTTGCAGAAGCTCTTCTGTCACTTGTCGCAACTTCAAGTTCAAAATGGGATGTATATTGTGCTTTTATGGGTTCTAACGTGGTAATAAGACCAGTATGGGTGTTTAAATTGAATTTTACTTTTCCTGGTGtgtttttaaatacatattttaaatgtgGGTAACTAGGCACAGCTTTCACCATTATCACAGGTGTGTTTGGAGGAGCAAATTCACTTATTTCAGCTCTATATATCTCTTTTTCAAATCTGACAGGACCAGACTTAAATTGTGGTGATGTCACATGAACAACTTTTACAGAAGAAAATTGTGGGGGATTCCCTTTGTCTTTAGCTTGAAGGGTAAGGTTGTATCCAAAAGGGTGACTCTCCCAGTCAATGGCACCAATGGCTTTTATTCTGTATTCTTTGCCACCCGGAACAGACCTCACTGTTTTGAACTGTTGAAGCGCATCTCCTGCAACAATATTTAGTGATGCTATTTCCCCATTCGCACCCTGGTCATTGTCCTCTACGGTTACAATTGCATACGTTGGATCTGTGTCTGATTCTGATGGAGTCAATGGAACAGCTGCAATTACAGGGGCATGTTCATTTGCCTGCTCTACATGAACTGTTAGTTTCGCCATACTGCTTATGCCACTGCTACCATACAGCTTCAGCCCACGGTCCACTGCAAGAATTTCCATCTCGTA
This window contains:
- the FAT1 gene encoding protocadherin Fat 1 isoform X6 yields the protein MERYLTMLLLLMLLVQHFGNCEGNQRPHHAPSMQFTEIQYNATVYENSAAKTYVGHPVKMGIYITNPLWDIRYKIISGDSENLFKAEEYVLGNFCFLRIRTKGGNTAILNREVKDHYMLTVKAVEKNTNAETRTRVRIQVLDTNDLRPLFSPTSYSVSLPENTAIRTSIARVSATDADIGTNGEFYYSFKERTDVFAIHPTSGVVVLTGRLDYSDIKHYEMEILAVDRGLKLYGSSGISSMAKLTVHVEQANEHAPVIAAVPLTPSESDTDPTYAIVTVEDNDQGANGEIASLNIVAGDALQQFKTVRSVPGGKEYRIKAIGAIDWESHPFGYNLTLQAKDKGNPPQFSSVKVVHVTSPQFKSGPVRFEKEIYRAEISEFAPPNTPVIMVKAVPSYPHLKYVFKNTPGKVKFNLNTHTGLITTLEPIKAQYTSHFELEVATSDRRASAKVLIKVLGMNSNPPEFTQTSYKASFDENVPIGTSVMRVSARDPDEGENGYVTYSIANLNPLPFVINHFSGIISTSEDLDYELMPRVYNLRIRASDWGIPYRREVEVPVTITLNNLNDNIPLFEKINCEGIIPRDLGVGEQITTVSAIDADELQLVRYHIESGNELDLFSLNPNSGVLSLKQSLIDGLGAKMSFYSLKITATDGENFAKPLYINITVASSRKPVNLQCEETGVAKMLAEKLLQANKLHNRGEVEDAFFDTHSVNLHAPQFRSTLPSSIEIKEDQPVGSSIISVHAADLDTGFNGKLVYVISGGNEDSSFIVDMEGGVLKILSPLDRELKDKYTLNITVYDLGIPQKSAWTLLDIKILDANDNPPEFLQDSYFVEVSENKEPNSEIIQVGATDKDLGANGEVKYSLLTDTDKFTIDSVTGVVKVVGVLDREEQHIYLLKIEARDQPTEEPQLFSTVILKVTVEDVNDNPPKFIPSNYHVKIREDLPEGTIITWLEAYDPDLGQSSQVRYSLLDSGDGTFDVDKISGAIRVVQRLDYEKKQFYNLTVRAKDKGKPVSLSSTCYVEVEIVDVNENLHPPRFSIFADKGFIKEDAPVGSSVMTVSAYDEDAGRDGEIRYSIRDGSGIGVFRIDEEKGIIETADHLDRETTSHYWLTVYATDQGVVPLSSFIEIYIEVGDVNDNAPQTTEPVYYPEVMENSPKDVSVIQIEAFDPDSSSSEKLTYKITSGNPQGFFSINPKTGLITTTSRKLDREQQGEHILEVTVTDNGTPAKSTIARVIVKILDENDNKPQFLQKFYKIRLPERGKPERERTAKREPIYRVIAADKDEGPNAEISYSIEDGDEHGKFFIEPKTGVVSSKKFSAARDYDILSIKAVDNGRPQKSSTTRLHIEWIPKPIPPTEPIYFEESFFSFTVMESDPVAHMIGVIAVEPLGTPLWFDITDGL